One part of the Amaranthus tricolor cultivar Red isolate AtriRed21 chromosome 16, ASM2621246v1, whole genome shotgun sequence genome encodes these proteins:
- the LOC130802328 gene encoding uncharacterized protein LOC130802328 isoform X2, with translation MSKAERRALQESQRAAKAAAKAGAGVSGSSKQAKAAKASVQNKDNASVAASEKKGGDRQSEKERKKDVPHPRMQFDDETRVEKAKKRAVVNKKEVRNRVELFRHLPQYEHGTLLPDLESKFFQLEPMHPAVYKVGLRYITGDISGGNARCIAMLQAFQEAIKDYSTPPEKAMIRDLTARIGSYVSFLIECRPLSVSMGNAIRFLKNRIAKLPLSMSESEAKTSLQSDIDYFINEKILIADKAIVKHAVTKIRDGDVLLTYGSSSAVELIFLHAHEMGKRFRVVIVDSRPKLEGQLLLRRLVARGLKCSYTHINAVSYIMHEVSRVFLGAAAILSNGTVYSRVGTACVAMVAHTFHVPVLVCCEAYKFHERVQLDSICFNELGDSDAILKVPGRREINYLDGSENLQLLNLMYDTTPSDYISMIVTDYGMIPPTSVPVIVREYRREHLWS, from the exons ATGTCTAAAGCTGAAAGGCGTGCCCTTCAGGAATCCCAAAGGGCTGCTAAGGCTGCTGCAAAAG CTGGAGCTGGGGTGTCGGGGAGTTCCAAGCAAGCTAAAGCTGCAAAGGCTTCTGTGCAGAATAAAGATAATGCTTCTGTTGCAGCATCTGAAAAGAAAGGTGGTGATCGTCAGTCAGAGAAGGAGAGGAAAAAGGATGTCCCGCATCCTCGAATGCAGTTTGATGATGAGACACGAGTGGAGAAAGCAAAAAAGCGCGCTGTTGTAAACAAGAAAGAAGTGAGAAACAGAGTTGAACTCTTTAGGCATCTTCCTCAATATGAACATGGAACACTGCTACCTGATCTAGAGTCCAAGTTTTTCCAATTAGAGCCAATGCATCCAGCTGTTTACAAG GTTGGACTCCGATATATAACTGGAGACATTTCAGGTGGCAATGCCCGCTGCATTGCGATGCTTCAAGCATTTCAGGAGGCTATTAAAGACTATTCGACACCGCCAGAAAAGGCTATGATTAGAGACCTTACTGCAAGAATTGGTAGTTATGTTTCGTTTCTGATTGAATGCAGGCCTCTTTCAGTGAGTATGGGTAATGCTATTAGATTCTTGAAGAATCGAATTGCCAAGTTGCCTTTGAGTATGTCTGAGTCTGAAGCAAAGACTTCTCTGCAATCTgatattgattattttattaatgagAAAATACTGATTGCTGACAAAGCCATAGTCAAACATGCTGTTACCAAAATCAGGGATGGGGatgtcctcctcacttatgggTCATCATCGGCTGTGGAATTGATATTTCTACATGCACATGAGATGGGAAAACGATTCCGCGTAGTCATAGTTGACTCACGTCCAAAGCTTGAGGGCCAACTTTTGCTTCGCAGATTGGTAGCCAGGGGTCTGAAGTGCTCATACACTCATATAAATGCTGTATCATATATTATGCATGAAGTCTCTCGAGTTTTCTTGGGGGCTGCTGCAATTTTGTCAAATGGAACAGTTTACTCTAGGGTTGGGACTGCTTGTGTAGCTATGGTGGCTCATACCTTCCATGTCCCGGTGTTGGTTTGCTGTGAAGCGTATAAATTTCATGAAAGGGTTCAACTTGATTCTATATGTTTTAATGAACTCG GCGACTCCGATGCAATTTTAAAGGTTCCTGGTAGAAGAGAAATCAATTACTTGGATGGTAGCGAGAATTTGCAACTTTTAAATCTGAT GTACGACACAACTCCTTCGGATTATATTTCTATGATTGTAACAGACTATGGCATG ATTCCACCAACAAGTGTGCCAGTGATTGTGCGGGAATATCGTAGGGAACATTTGTGGAGCTAG
- the LOC130802330 gene encoding UDP glycosyltransferase 9-like isoform X1: MDNQHHVKEMPKQETFTKVIVMPFHGQGHINQIFEFANHLAFKSNDTIHITIATTTSDTLKLNKISSNMDVFTIYDNSNDDLRLNFWSHMEKFESKAPLQLVNLLSTSPIRPSLLVYDAYLPWALNIAKQNGILSAAFFPHSCAYIASFYPIFVEEFKENVDHPLIVAANKLDVHQMDGKYMESEDYLTVTTISIPQQAYRQRFNPYNPSNEPCMTWLNAQQPSSVVYIAFGTVATLSEHQITELAQALMHFQCKFMWAIRDIEQNKLPKDL; this comes from the exons ATGGATAACCAACACCATGTCAAAGAAATGCCCAAACAAGAAACTTTCACAAAGGTAATAGTAATGCCATTTCATGGACAAGGTCACATAAACCAGATTTTTGAATTTGCAAATCACTTAGCTTTCAAAAGCAATGACACCATCCACATCACCATCGCCACCACCACCTCTGACACACTTAAACTCAACAAAATCTCATCCAACATGGATGTTTTCACCATCTACGACAACTCCAACGATGATCTTCGACTCAATTTTTGGTCCCATATGGAGAAATTCGAGTCGAAAGCTCCACTTCAACTCGTCAACCTACTCTCAACTAGCCCAATTAGGCCAAGTTTACTAGTATATGATGCCTATCTACCATGGGCACTAAACATAGCCAAGCAAAATGGGATACTTTCAGCTGCTTTTTTTCCACACTCATGTGCTTATATAGCATCATTTTACCCCATTTTTGTGGAGGAATTCAAGGAAAATGTTGATCATCCTCTTATTGTTGCAGCTAACAAGCTAGATG TTCATCAAATGGATGGAAAATATATGGAGAGTGAAGACTATTTGACCGTTACTACCATCTCCATACCTCAACAAGCATATCGACAAAGGTTTAACCCTTACAATCCAAGCAATGAACCTTGCATGACTTGGTTAAATGCCCAACAACCTTCCTCAGTTGTGTACATTGCTTTTGGCACAGTTGCTACTTTAAGTGAACATCAAATAACAGAATTAGCACAAGCCTTAATGCATTTTCAGTGCAAATTCATGTGGGCAATAAGAGATATAGAGCAAAATAAGCTTCCTAAAGACTTATGA
- the LOC130802329 gene encoding protein decapping 5-like has protein sequence MAAEASRSSSSAGSADSYLGSLISLTSKSEIRYEGILFTINTEEASIGLRNVRSFGTEGRKKDGPQVQASDKVYEYIVFRGSDIKDLQVKSSPPVHTTPPVHNDPAIIQSQYAAPTASASLPPASGTAAGPLSDFNNQISQPGAPVVPMYQPGGNLASWNPSTPSATNGSGLSVPMYWQGYYGPTGSVQTQQQSLLRPAQGLSMPPSMQPPSSQQLVQNSTIPNAASSTSFSQSIEFPPPLLQPIVSSSLSMQPNMHTVQSSALAADSLTNIMASKVPAQVEPVISQNNNSSFVSPALPNLLDKSTVPPLVSNQARPTSTTMPFNNLSENLSATGLKSTSPALVTPGQFLQPGPTISSSPQMQLKDVEVAQVSSMASSPIPSVVSATAAATVPVSNEAQGPLLPLPSPSNSKMNGVPSHSRNVNRGGRDRRRGNEFSHSAANFTEDFDFEAMNEKFKKDEVWGHLGKNKVKADEGLELQDEDDDVDVPIVDTKPVYKKDDFFDTLSCNALDRESRNGRTRFSEQMRLDTETFGNFQRNRGFRGGRGPGGGRSRGGCSRPGYHGRGNGYGYGYGYGYGYGYGGRGGRGHNVYRAI, from the exons ATGGCAGCGGAAGCATCTAGATCTAGTTCCAGTGCTGGTTCTGCAGATTCTTATCTTGGTAGTTTGATTAGTTTAACTTCAAAGTCTGAAATCCGTTATGAAGGCATTCTTTTCACCATTAATACCGAAGAGGCTAGCATCGGTCTTCGCAACG TTCGATCCTTTGGAACAGAAGGTCGCAAAAAAGATGGTCCACAAGTTCAAGCGAGTGACAAAGTTTATGAATATATTGTATTTAGAGGTAGTGATATCAAG GACTTGCAAGTCAAATCTTCCCCGCCTGTCCACACAACTCCTCCAGTTCACAATGATCCAGCTATCATACAG TCGCAGTATGCTGCTCCAACTGCATCTGCTAGTTTGCCCCCTGCTTCTGGTACTGCTGCTGGACCCTTATCAGATTTTAATAACCAGATATCGCAGCCTGGAGCACCGGTAGTCCCCATGTATCAACCTGGAGGGAATTTGGCTTCATGGAATCCTTCAACTCCATCCGCAACTAATGGCAGTGGTCTTTCTGTACCTATGTATTGGCAAGGATATTATGGCCCCACTGGTTCTGTACAGACACAGCAGCAGTCATTACTTCGACCTGCTCAAGGGCTGTCAATGCCACCTTCAATGCAGCCCCCATCATCGCAGCAACTAGTTCAGAATTCAACCATACCAAATGCTGCTTCCAGTACATCTTTTTCACAATCCATCGAGTTTCCCCCTCCTTTGCTACAGCCCATTGTTAGCAGCTCTCTATCTATGCAACCTAATATGCATACTGTTCAGTCTTCTGCTCTAGCTGCAGACTCCTTAACTAATATTATGGCTTCGAAGGTTCCTGCCCAAGTTGAACCAGTTATATCCCAGAATAATAACTCATCCTTTGTGTCTCCTGCGTTGCCTAATCTATTGGATAAAAGTACCGTTCCACCTTTGGTCTCTAACCAGGCTAGACCAACATCTACTACAATGCCCTTCAACAACTTATCTGAAAATTTGTCTGCTACTGGTTTAAAGTCTACTTCACCTGCGTTGGTGACTCCAGGTCAATTTTTACAACCTGGACCCACCATCTCATCATCTCCACAAATGCAGCTGAAGGATGTTGAAGTAGCTCAGGTATCCTCAATGGCGTCATCACCAATTCCATCAGTAGTTTCAGCAACAGCAGCTGCAACAGTTCCAGTATCAAATGAAGCTCAGGGACCACTTTTGCCGCTTCCCTCACCTTCAAATTCAAAG ATGAATGGAGTTCCTTCTCATAGTCGTAATGTCAATCGGGGTGGCCGTGATCGAAGAAGAGGGAATGAG TTTTCTCATTCTGCAGCCAACTTTACTGAAGACTTTGATTTTGAGGCAATGAATGAGAAATTCAAGAAAGATGAAGTATGGGGACATCTGGGTAAAAATAAAGTCAAGGCTGATGAGGGGTTAGAACTtcaagatgaagatgatgatgttgatgtgCCAATAGTTGATACAAAG CCTGTTTACAAGAAGGATGATTTCTTTGATACTTTGTCCTGCAACGCACTTGATCGTGAATCTCGTAATGGAAGGACTCGGTTTTCAGAACAAATGAGGCTTGATACTGAG ACATTTGGCAATTTCCAGAGAAACAGGGGATTTCGAGGCGGTAGAGGACCTGGTGGTGGCCGTTCGCGAGGTGGTTGTTCACGACCTGGTTATCACGGAAGGGGTAATGGCTATGGCTATGGTTACGGCTATGGCTACGGTTATGGTTATGGTGGAAGGGGCGGGCGAGGGCACAATGTGTACCGTGCCATCTAG
- the LOC130802330 gene encoding UDP glycosyltransferase 9-like isoform X2 produces the protein MDNQHHVKEMPKQETFTKVIVMPFHGQGHINQIFEFANHLAFKSNDTIHITIATTTSDTLKLNKISSNMDVFTIYDNSNDDLRLNFWSHMEKFESKAPLQLVNLLSTSPIRPSLLVYDAYLPWALNIAKQNGILSAAFFPHSCAYIASFYPIFVEEFKENVDHPLIVAANKLDGNSLPFSLVGPTQDELVHGLLTRLKSSDESSNGDKKLLHPLIKMVISFLTNLHQADWVLFNSFDRLDYVVCFLIFVAFSFLMAKGTNSIKSLS, from the coding sequence ATGGATAACCAACACCATGTCAAAGAAATGCCCAAACAAGAAACTTTCACAAAGGTAATAGTAATGCCATTTCATGGACAAGGTCACATAAACCAGATTTTTGAATTTGCAAATCACTTAGCTTTCAAAAGCAATGACACCATCCACATCACCATCGCCACCACCACCTCTGACACACTTAAACTCAACAAAATCTCATCCAACATGGATGTTTTCACCATCTACGACAACTCCAACGATGATCTTCGACTCAATTTTTGGTCCCATATGGAGAAATTCGAGTCGAAAGCTCCACTTCAACTCGTCAACCTACTCTCAACTAGCCCAATTAGGCCAAGTTTACTAGTATATGATGCCTATCTACCATGGGCACTAAACATAGCCAAGCAAAATGGGATACTTTCAGCTGCTTTTTTTCCACACTCATGTGCTTATATAGCATCATTTTACCCCATTTTTGTGGAGGAATTCAAGGAAAATGTTGATCATCCTCTTATTGTTGCAGCTAACAAGCTAGATGGTAAtagtcttcctttttctttggtgGGTCCTACCCAAGATGAGCTTGTTCATGGACTCTTAACTAGACTTAAAAGTAGTGATGAGTCTAGTAATGGGGATAAGAAATTGCTTCATCCTCTTATTAAAATGGTGATATCTTTTCTTACTAATCTTCATCAAGCTGATTGGGTTCTTTTCAATTCTTTTGATCGTCTTGATTATGtggtttgttttttaatttttgttgccTTTTCATTTTTGATGGCGAAAGGaactaactcaatcaaaagtttaagttga
- the LOC130802328 gene encoding uncharacterized protein LOC130802328 isoform X1: MDPPRRNTRSVIDPKIRQVGFFAPPDRTHSDSLSSSSSSSPVADISPSGNSLSPVMIPPPRHSSDTHILLTSSRPVISSPLRRPSSDVVTAHLVVGSYNPSDIFPSESEYSEDVVVTPSKGGRKSGSKFASSLPSGGVGGGFELMVGKVGRNGSVVVDSSSLVSSTGVNLSSRKSEKAGEAYAPNEQPVKSSKEKMSKAERRALQESQRAAKAAAKAGAGVSGSSKQAKAAKASVQNKDNASVAASEKKGGDRQSEKERKKDVPHPRMQFDDETRVEKAKKRAVVNKKEVRNRVELFRHLPQYEHGTLLPDLESKFFQLEPMHPAVYKVGLRYITGDISGGNARCIAMLQAFQEAIKDYSTPPEKAMIRDLTARIGSYVSFLIECRPLSVSMGNAIRFLKNRIAKLPLSMSESEAKTSLQSDIDYFINEKILIADKAIVKHAVTKIRDGDVLLTYGSSSAVELIFLHAHEMGKRFRVVIVDSRPKLEGQLLLRRLVARGLKCSYTHINAVSYIMHEVSRVFLGAAAILSNGTVYSRVGTACVAMVAHTFHVPVLVCCEAYKFHERVQLDSICFNELGDSDAILKVPGRREINYLDGSENLQLLNLMYDTTPSDYISMIVTDYGMIPPTSVPVIVREYRREHLWS; encoded by the exons ATGGATCCTCCACGTCGCAACACTCGTTCCGTaatcgacccgaaaatccgTCAAGTCGGATTTTTCGCACCACCCGATAGAACTCATTCGGATTCTctctcttcatcatcttcttcttctccgGTTGCCGATATTTCTCCTTCCGGAAATTCTTTATCTCCTGTAATGATTCCACCGCCACGGCATTCTTCCGATACTCACATTCTACTCACTTCTTCTCGTCCTGTAATTTCTTCGCCGCTTCGTCGTCCTTCATCGGATGTTGTTACTGCTCATCTTGTTGTTGGGAGTTACAATCCTTCCGACATTTTTCCGTCTGAGTCGGAATATTCTGAGGATGTTGTGGTTACTCCTTCGAAAGGAGGGAGGAAAAGTGGTAGTAAGTTCGCTTCGTCGTTGCCGAGTGGCGGTGTTGGTGGTGGGTTTGAATTGATGGTAGGGAAGGTTGGGAGGAATGGTAGTGTGGTGGTTGATAGTAGTAGTCTAGTTTCATCAACTGGGGTTAATTTGTCGTCTAGGAAATCAG AAAAAGCTGGAGAAGCGTATGCTCCAAATGAACAACCTGTCAAGTCATCAAAGGAAAAAATGTCTAAAGCTGAAAGGCGTGCCCTTCAGGAATCCCAAAGGGCTGCTAAGGCTGCTGCAAAAG CTGGAGCTGGGGTGTCGGGGAGTTCCAAGCAAGCTAAAGCTGCAAAGGCTTCTGTGCAGAATAAAGATAATGCTTCTGTTGCAGCATCTGAAAAGAAAGGTGGTGATCGTCAGTCAGAGAAGGAGAGGAAAAAGGATGTCCCGCATCCTCGAATGCAGTTTGATGATGAGACACGAGTGGAGAAAGCAAAAAAGCGCGCTGTTGTAAACAAGAAAGAAGTGAGAAACAGAGTTGAACTCTTTAGGCATCTTCCTCAATATGAACATGGAACACTGCTACCTGATCTAGAGTCCAAGTTTTTCCAATTAGAGCCAATGCATCCAGCTGTTTACAAG GTTGGACTCCGATATATAACTGGAGACATTTCAGGTGGCAATGCCCGCTGCATTGCGATGCTTCAAGCATTTCAGGAGGCTATTAAAGACTATTCGACACCGCCAGAAAAGGCTATGATTAGAGACCTTACTGCAAGAATTGGTAGTTATGTTTCGTTTCTGATTGAATGCAGGCCTCTTTCAGTGAGTATGGGTAATGCTATTAGATTCTTGAAGAATCGAATTGCCAAGTTGCCTTTGAGTATGTCTGAGTCTGAAGCAAAGACTTCTCTGCAATCTgatattgattattttattaatgagAAAATACTGATTGCTGACAAAGCCATAGTCAAACATGCTGTTACCAAAATCAGGGATGGGGatgtcctcctcacttatgggTCATCATCGGCTGTGGAATTGATATTTCTACATGCACATGAGATGGGAAAACGATTCCGCGTAGTCATAGTTGACTCACGTCCAAAGCTTGAGGGCCAACTTTTGCTTCGCAGATTGGTAGCCAGGGGTCTGAAGTGCTCATACACTCATATAAATGCTGTATCATATATTATGCATGAAGTCTCTCGAGTTTTCTTGGGGGCTGCTGCAATTTTGTCAAATGGAACAGTTTACTCTAGGGTTGGGACTGCTTGTGTAGCTATGGTGGCTCATACCTTCCATGTCCCGGTGTTGGTTTGCTGTGAAGCGTATAAATTTCATGAAAGGGTTCAACTTGATTCTATATGTTTTAATGAACTCG GCGACTCCGATGCAATTTTAAAGGTTCCTGGTAGAAGAGAAATCAATTACTTGGATGGTAGCGAGAATTTGCAACTTTTAAATCTGAT GTACGACACAACTCCTTCGGATTATATTTCTATGATTGTAACAGACTATGGCATG ATTCCACCAACAAGTGTGCCAGTGATTGTGCGGGAATATCGTAGGGAACATTTGTGGAGCTAG